GAGGGGGCAGGATGTTCCGAGCAGTGAAGCATGCCGTCGTCTGGGCGAAGAAGAGCCGAGCGCGAGCTGAGCCCGCGGCCTTGTCTGCCTTCGCCAGCCACTTCTCCGCGGCTTCCACCTCGCAGAGGTACTAGTCAACTGGTCATCTTAGCTTCTGTTCTCgcttacgatcggatcatggaaGGTCTGAAAGGTGTTTGTGGGTTTGATTGATTTGATTTGTAGGTTGGCCGGGAAGGTCGCCGTGATCACCGGCGGCGCCAGCGGCCTCGGCAAGGCGACTGCCGCGGAGTTCGTCAGGAACGGCGCCAAGGTCGTCCTCGCCGACGTCCAGGACGACCTCGgccacgccgtcgccgccgagctcgGCCATGACTCCGCATGCTACACGCGCTGCGACGTGACGGACGAGGCGCAGGTCGCCGCGGCCGTGGAcctcgccgtggcgcggcacggcCGGCTCGACGTCATGTTCAAcaacgccggcatcagcggcgccctCACGCCCGTCCCCCTCGGCTCCCTGGACCTCGCCGACTTCGACCGCGTCATGGCGGTGAACGCGCGGGCCGTGCTCGCGGGCGTCAAGCACGCCGCGCGCGTCATGGTCCCTCGCCGCAGCGGCAGCATCATCTGCACGGCCAGCACGGCGGCGGTGCTGGGTGGCGTGGCGTTCCCGGCGTACAGCGTGTCGAAGGCGGCGGTGGTGGGGCTCGTGCGCGCCGTGGCGGGGGAGATGGCGCGCGCCGGGGTGCGCGTGAACGCCATCTCGCCCAACTACATCCCGACGCCGATGGTGATGGGGTACATGGCCGAGTCCTACCCCGGGGCGAGCGCCGAGGAGCGCAGGCGGATCGTGGAGAGGGACATGAACGAGATGGGCGGGCCGGCGCTCGCGGCGGAGGACGTCGCCCGCGCGGCGGTGTACCTGGCGTCCGACGAGGCCGGGTACGTGAACGGGCATAACCTCGTGGTCGACGGCGGGTTCACCGTCGGCAAGGCGCCGAAAATGCCGGCGCCGTGACGTTGATAGGTCTTGATGCGATGAAGTGTTCTGCCTCGGACCAAAACCGGACATGTTCGTTCTTCAACATTGCAGTTGGGCAAACCTGTTACGCttcatagtactccctctgtttttctAGTCTGCTTATAAAATTGTCTGAAGTTAAGCTTTGTGAAATTTGACCAACTTTATGAAAGAAAATGTCAACATTCACAATAGAAAATCAATATTATTAGACTGTCTACTTTACAGCCGGATGAAAACCAATTGGAGTTCAGTCGTTTTTTTCAACCAATTACAACTTGACAAGAGTTCCTGTCCACTGTACACCACTCTCCTGAATGTATGCACGTTGTCTCCATCAGTAACAATATCAAGTCTCTTCCTTATAACAACGTCATGAGGCCCAAATACAAAAGCCTAAGGAAGACTACAGTAAAAGCTAACACCTGAACTAAACTAGGAAGTGCAGCCACTGACACTATTCTCACATGTAAAAAAATGAAGTTACTGAAACGACCAGTCTAATTTACACTATGGAATAATCACATGTCAGGTGCCCTCCCTAAATCACCTCTCTCCCTGATGCTTCTGTCAAGTACATCAATCCAACTGCAGCATTCCCTCATATCAACATGATGTTTATGAATCCTTAATTTTCTGTTACAAGTTACAAAAAAAGGAGAACATAAAATAGTTAAGAGACTGCAGCCGGTAGATAACGGAAGCACTTCTAACAGCTAGTAGACACTAGAAGCACATCTAGATCATAATTGCATCGAACTTTACAGAGAAAATGAGTATTGTataccatatctagccatgtgcatATGACTACCAGATCTTGTAACTCATGCAAAAGACTATAATGAAAAACAACTACCCTCATTTATGAAGGTAGAAAGAGAAGACATGAAATGCTTCTCCAAATTGAAAGAAAGGAACAAATTAAGACAAGCGTACATCAGGAAACATATTACATTAAGATTACAGGGAAAATAAAACTACTAAAGAACTGCAAATCATATATACATTAGAACTTTCAAACAGGAATGGCAAAGAGAAGCAGAAATTATACTGATAAATGTAGCAGAAATATAAGATCTCAGTACAGGAAACTATCACATAGTTGGACTGTAAGCAAAGTAAAACGGAAACAGTAAATCATTTTAGTCCAGTAACAATTACAGGAAAAAAGGAACAACTACAGTAAACTTTGAAGATAAAAACGTAACCATCACACATGATGAACTGAACTCACACAGTTAAGTCACTCTGAAACAATACATTCGGAGTTGAATTACAGTAGAAGACAATTTTACAGTTTAAATTACACTGTATTTTACAGTAGAATTGCAGTGTAAAATACAGTATAAACACAGTACAATTACAATGTAATTTACAAATACAATTACGATGTTTTAAATACAGTAGAGTTATGGTATAATTGTAGTAAATTCAAAGTGTGATTTACACTGTAATTTCAGAAGATTTACAGTATAATTTATAGTAGATTTACAATGGAATTTACATTGTAACAAATATAGTAGAATTGCAGTGTAACCAGTAGATTAATCGTGTGATTTGCAGTGTAATTTGAATAGATTTACAGTGTAATTTATAGTAGAAATACAACTACAGTAGAAATGTTGTGAGTTTTACAGTGCAATTGCAAAAGATTTACAATGTAATATACAATCTAATTACATCACAAATATAGTGCAATATACATAGAACTACTATAATTCCCAGTGACATTTGACATTAAATTTACAGAGGAAAAAGCAGTAGTATTATAGTGCAAATGACAGTTGAATTACAGTATAATTGCAGTTGAATTACAATGTGATCTACAGTGAACCAACATTGAAAACTGCTGTAATTCCTCCGTAATTGGCCCTGAAAATTTCAACAACTCCCTCTCCCAAACAACATAAACAAGTACTAGCTGAACCAATAACTGAACAAAACTGAAAAGCATAGACAACCACCTAGAAAATATGGAATGTAAAGGGTTGCCTGCTCATATGAAATGTATACTTAGCAAGCTCACAGGCAGAGAGAAGTGCTTTTTAGTTCAAAATACTACATGCCAAACACTCGTAAGAGGAGAGGATCACATTTACACTGCAGCCACATAGATAAAAACTGCTCCTTAAGTACTACTAGTATTTCAAAACCCATTGCGAGCACACATCAATCGAAACAAGCAAGCCGCCACGTGGATGCAAGCCACACTTCACACACCCATTGGCAAGGTCTAGGCATGTAGACACAGGCTCATATCAGCCATCATCTTATTTCAGAGCCACAAAGGCGAGCGAGAGCCACCAAAAAGCTCACGCTTCCAGTACATCACACAAAAAATCCAATACGAACCAGTGTAAAAATCACCGATAAGATAAGTGAATACAGTACCATGGCAGTAAGATTTACAGAGTAAAACCACAAAAGAATTACGGCGTGACTACACTGAGATTTACACTGTAAAAATCCACTAGGAATCAACTAAATACATTGCAAAATGCACTAAGAATTACAGTGTAAATCCACTGACGAATTACACTGTAAAAATCATCTAAATACAGTCCAAAAACACTAGGAAATATACTGTAAATCAAGTGAGACTTACACTGTAAATCCACTAAAGAATTGCATTACGAGAGCACTCAAGAATTATAGTGTCTGTCCACTGAAGATTACGCTGTAAAAACCACTAGCAAATGCAGTATTACATTTGTGAATCCACTAAGAAAATGCACTAGAAATTACAGTGTAAATCCACTGAAAAATTACGCTGTAAAAATCAACTAAATACAGTCGAAAAAGCACTAGGAATTACACTGTAAATTAACTGAGACTTACACTGTAACTCCACTAACGAATTACAAGATCACTCAAGAATTACAGTGCCGATCCACTGAAAGTTACGCTGTAAAAACAACTATTACATTCTGTAAATCCACTGAGAATTAGACTGTAAAAACCACTAAAAATCCAGTAAGAATTACAGTGTATTTCCAAAATAGAATTACAGTGTAAATCCACTAAGAAAATACACTGTAATTCCACTAAGGATTACAGTGCAAATCCACTGAAAAAATACACAGTAAATCCACTAAtgcaatgtaaatcagcaaagAATTACAGTAAAAAATGCAGTGTAAATTGACTTACAAAACACTAAAATTACACTAACAAATAGCCAAAGCAATCCTCCATTAAACCAGGCAATCAAGACATGGACAATCTATAGCaatctcatagtgatagatagGCAATGAAACAATACATACAAACCTACATCAGCAAACGGCACAGGGGATATAAAACACTAGAGAATCCAGCGTGTTCCAGGGGATTGAACTCACTGAACATGATTTCAGCGTCCAAATTGAAATACCTAGCTGCAAGGGAAAATCCAGGCGCATATCAACCAGCCGAATTCACCAGATTCAATGCCAGTAAACAACGCAAACCACATACATCTAAACTAGCTAGAGGGGAAATACCACACTCAACAGACGAAAGGGGATAGATCTAACCATAAAACAGTACACACAACTAACAACGggaaggaggatcatgccaaaacTGACGAACATACCAAATCACAGGATCAAACCAGAAATGCCGGCGGGGAAAAATTGGGGGCCAGGTGGGCGCGGTGCCCGAGAGATGCTGCAGACTTCCGTGCGGGGGCAGCTGGAGGAAGAACGTCGGACGCCTGACGACCACCCTAGTGAACTAAGCGGCCGGATAGGAGAGCTCCAAGTCGCCATGGATCCCTCTCTCTCTCGACTCTGTTCGGTTGCGTGTGGGAAATGACAAAGGGAACGAGAGAGGGGAAGGGGACAAAGGCCGCGGTAGCGATGGAATCTCAGGACAGAGATCGAACGGCTCAGAAAACGGATGAAAGCCAATTATTTTCATCCGGATGAAAAATAGCGATTCCGTTATTAGATGTATCGTGAAATCACCTTTCATACCATGAAACTTTACTTGTAATAGTTCCCTAAAATTCTAACGTTCACCTTCACCACATATTACGGTCCATGGCTCTATCAGTTTTCTTCGACCAATTTCAGCTTTAGAAAGGCCATTCCTCTACGGAAACATTGGCCCACTCCTTTCAAGTTTCAAGTATACATATACACAAAACTTAAGTCTACGAGAGAACAAGTATTTTTTGAAGAATACAACACAACGACTTTGCTAACTCATGTATCATGTATTGTATAACGCACCACCTGGATGGGTGCTGGCGTGGATCTATGCTCGAGGATCaacatatacaccagggaagtaaCATTTCCATCACCCTATTTTATCAAGGGAACTGGAATCCGCCGCCTCGTGCACCACCGGTGGAGTTCGCCTCCGGTGGACTGAGGGCCACCCACAGGAGGGAGATGGTGATGGATATGAGGCCTGACCAGACAAATATGATGGTGGGTGTCTTGCCGCGGCGGCCCATGAGACCCTTGGCGAATGGGTTGAGATGAGCGAGAACCCAAAAACTGAAGAAACCGCCGCCGATGAACTTGCCCCACCGTGGGTTGTCGCTATAGATGGTGCGGGCGAAGGCGAAGGCGATGGCGATGATGTTGAGCATGCCGATGGTGATGGGCGGGATGAGCAGCGATGACCACTTGACGACGTAGAGGTCCGCGTAGATGTCCTCGTTGTCTTCGGCCGCCGCCTTCGCGGTCAGTGTGAAGGAGATCTCAATCCCGGCCATCACCTTGAGCAATCCCTGCACCACCGCATATAGGTGCGCGCTTATGCCTGTCATTGCATTAATTGTGCAAAGACACACGTGGTGGTCAGGTCAATATCGGGATCCTAGCTAGGTCGTGAGTGTCAGGATTCATGATGCACGTGCCTGAGATGAGCCAGAATTGCTCATTGCGCCACCAGTCCTCCagttcaatgcccgaccacttgaCCTCAAGGATGCCGAGCGCGATGAGGGTGACCGTGATGGTGAGGAGGTAGAAGAGGAAGGCGACGTTGAGCGTCTGCACGATGAAGAACCCGGAGAAGAGGGACAGCGCCGGGATGAAGCAGTAGGTGAGCAGGAAGATGGAGGTGAACGGGTAGATGCCGACGTTGAGGTACGCGACCCGCTGCAGGAACATGAGCTTCCGTGATGCCAGGAACGCGTTGTTCCGGGAGAAGAAGATCTCCACCGACCCCGTCGCCCAACGCAACACCTGATCGATGGTTCGATAGTCATTCACCGGTAACACAGGTATTGGTGATCAACTTTTTTTACCAGGATACATCAACTTTATTCATGGTTCGAATGAAAGGAGTGAACCTGGTGCAGTCGGTCGGTCATGTTGATGGGGGCTGTGCCGAGGAAGGCGTCGCGCTTGCTGATCCAGTAGACGGAGCGCCAGCCGCGGTTGTGCATGCGGTAGCCAGTGACCACGTCCTCTGTGACGGAGCCGTAGATCCATCCCACGCGGTCTCCCCACTCGGTCTTGTCCTCGTACCAGCAGGAGATGACGGAGACGGCCTCGGCAACGGTAGGCGGGTCCAGCGGCGGGCGTGGCACGGTGAGCGTGCCCGGCGGCCTTCCGTGCAGCACGGCGGGGTGGTCGGCGATTGGACGCGCCTGGAACTCGGCGATGGGGATGGACGCCAGCATTGCCGACGAGTTGCCGAACCGCCTAGGCACTAGCTGCGCCGTGAGCTCAGCGTCGAAGTCCTCTGCCTTGAGCTTTTGCGTGTCCGACTCGGGGTCCTTGAAATTGGTcaccttcttcttcttgaagaGCCAGCCCGTGTACTCGGCCGTCCGCGGCGGGTCGAAGCCGTAGAGAGCGAACCGGCGGAACATGCAGCCGGTGCCGACGTACATCGGGCCCTGGAGGCCGTCGAGCGCCCGCATGTTGCCGTCGAAGAAAACGGTGTTGTGGTTGGCGTAGCGGTCGGAGGGGTCGATGCCCTCGAACCTCTGCGGGAACTGGATGTAGCAGATGCGCTCGCCGCCGCGGTCCATCATGAAGCACATGGCCTCGCGGACGGCCTGATTGTTGTTGATGTAGTGGTCGCAGTCGAAGTTGAGGATGAAGGGCGCGTTCGACATGACGGCGGAGCATCGCACCAGGGCGTTCATGGCGCCTGCCTTCTTGTTGTGGTCGTACCCCGGCCGCTTCTCCCGCGACATGTAGACCAGCATCGGCAGCCGGGTGTCCACGTCGCTGTAGTCGATCAGCTGGTCCTCGTCATGCATGCCGTACAGCGGGTCCGGCGACGGCGGCCTCAGCATCACCTGCCATGTCATGCATGTCGATGTTTGTTTGATGCATGCGTGACAAGTGAGAACAACTAGGCAAAGTGCCATAAAAGCATTCGATTTCTCATGTCTAAAAATCTGACGTAAGATTTTTTAGCATTTTCGTTTGTGTAATGAGTACCTGTAGGATGCCGGCGTGGTTGCCTTTGGCGTGGTCAGGCGAGGAGACGGCCCATGTGCCGGGCCAATGTGTTCCGTCGGCCATCCAGGTAGCCTTCTTCACCTTGGGCTGCTCCGACGGGTCGGCGCCAGTCTCGCGGAGGTGCTTGAGCATCTTCATGTCCTCGCGGGCGTTGAAGGCATCAGAGCGGCGGCGGATCGAGTCCGGGAGGCCGTTGATTCGCACCTTGAACTCATCGTATTCCCGCTTCACCTTGCGGCGGTCCTTGACGAAGTCGGACCGCCGCTTGCCCTTGGTGGGGTCTCCCTTGAGGGCGAAGTAGCTGTCCGGGTTGCGGGGCTCGATGTCGTGCTTCTTGCAGAATGGCACCCATATGTTGGCGAAGctcgccgcctccgccatggccTCGAAGGTGAGCAGCGCGCCGCCGTCGTCGGACACGTAGCATGCCAGCTTCTCCACGGGGTAGTCCACGGCCAAGATGGAGAGGATGGTGTTGGCCGTGGTGAGCACCGGCTCCTTCTCCGGATCGGCCGTGGACACGAACACGTCGAGGCCCGGTAGGTCGGACCTGCCGTGCGGGTTGGACGGCGAGGGCGTCTCGAACTTCTCCTTGAGCACGGCGAGGTCGGTGCTGCGGTTGATGGGGTTCACCTTGGGGAGCATGTCGAGAAGCCAGGAGAAGGCGAACCAGAGCTCGCAGACGATGGACATGCCCCAGAGCCAGAGCGCCTCCATGTTGGGGTTGCGGATACGCCAGGTTAGGTAG
This region of Triticum aestivum cultivar Chinese Spring chromosome 2D, IWGSC CS RefSeq v2.1, whole genome shotgun sequence genomic DNA includes:
- the LOC123051685 gene encoding momilactone A synthase encodes the protein MFRAVKHAVVWAKKSRARAEPAALSAFASHFSAASTSQRLAGKVAVITGGASGLGKATAAEFVRNGAKVVLADVQDDLGHAVAAELGHDSACYTRCDVTDEAQVAAAVDLAVARHGRLDVMFNNAGISGALTPVPLGSLDLADFDRVMAVNARAVLAGVKHAARVMVPRRSGSIICTASTAAVLGGVAFPAYSVSKAAVVGLVRAVAGEMARAGVRVNAISPNYIPTPMVMGYMAESYPGASAEERRRIVERDMNEMGGPALAAEDVARAAVYLASDEAGYVNGHNLVVDGGFTVGKAPKMPAP
- the LOC123051683 gene encoding cellulose synthase-like protein D3, which translates into the protein MSKAPRNPGGGSAGAPKSSSGQPVKFARRTPSGRYLSLSREDIDMEGEMGPDYANYTVHIPPTPDNQPMKDGAERTAVAMKAEEQYVSNSLFTGGFNSVTRAHLMDRVIDSDVKHPQMAGARPARCAMPACDGKVMRNERGEEIEPCECRFKICRDCYLDAQKDGCLCPGCKEHYKIGDYADDDTHDVSAGKSLLARNQNGEFDHNRWLFESSGTYGYGNAFMPKGGMYEDDLDEDGAAGDDGMQDMNQKPFKPLTRKIPMPASIISPYRIFIVIRFFVLIFYLTWRIRNPNMEALWLWGMSIVCELWFAFSWLLDMLPKVNPINRSTDLAVLKEKFETPSPSNPHGRSDLPGLDVFVSTADPEKEPVLTTANTILSILAVDYPVEKLACYVSDDGGALLTFEAMAEAASFANIWVPFCKKHDIEPRNPDSYFALKGDPTKGKRRSDFVKDRRKVKREYDEFKVRINGLPDSIRRRSDAFNAREDMKMLKHLRETGADPSEQPKVKKATWMADGTHWPGTWAVSSPDHAKGNHAGILQVMLRPPSPDPLYGMHDEDQLIDYSDVDTRLPMLVYMSREKRPGYDHNKKAGAMNALVRCSAVMSNAPFILNFDCDHYINNNQAVREAMCFMMDRGGERICYIQFPQRFEGIDPSDRYANHNTVFFDGNMRALDGLQGPMYVGTGCMFRRFALYGFDPPRTAEYTGWLFKKKKVTNFKDPESDTQKLKAEDFDAELTAQLVPRRFGNSSAMLASIPIAEFQARPIADHPAVLHGRPPGTLTVPRPPLDPPTVAEAVSVISCWYEDKTEWGDRVGWIYGSVTEDVVTGYRMHNRGWRSVYWISKRDAFLGTAPINMTDRLHQVLRWATGSVEIFFSRNNAFLASRKLMFLQRVAYLNVGIYPFTSIFLLTYCFIPALSLFSGFFIVQTLNVAFLFYLLTITVTLIALGILEVKWSGIELEDWWRNEQFWLISGISAHLYAVVQGLLKVMAGIEISFTLTAKAAAEDNEDIYADLYVVKWSSLLIPPITIGMLNIIAIAFAFARTIYSDNPRWGKFIGGGFFSFWVLAHLNPFAKGLMGRRGKTPTIIFVWSGLISITISLLWVALSPPEANSTGGARGGGFQFP